Below is a genomic region from Vibrio cortegadensis.
TTCATAGTTTATTGGCGCTTACATTGGAGGATTAACGAAACTATTGTCGCAAAACCTTGTTAAACAAGATACAAAAACATCGAATCTCATGGCTTGAAGTTAGAAAATAACTCGGCCATGAAAACCCTACAGACATAATTTGAGCCAAAGTTTATACTTAAAACATGAATGAATAAATTCTGTTGGAATACTAAGGAAGAGCAATGATCCAAGAAGTGATAGAGTCGAAACTACATAATACTTTTAAGCCAGAGTATTTGAATGTGATAAACGAAAGCTACATGCATAACGTTCCCCCTGGTTCTGAGAGTCACTTTAAAGTGATTGTTGTCAGTAACGAGTTCGAAGGCAAGAGACTCATTGCTCGACATAGGCTTATTAATGTTGCATTAGCTGACGAATTGAAAAATAACATTCATGCGCTTTCAATCCACACATACACGGAATCAGAATGGAGAATCGAAAGAGATGGCGTGCCTGATAGCCCGATGTGTATGGGGGGAGATAAATAATCGGTTTTTATAAATAGGTTTTGCTCTTTATATATGCTGTGTTGATAAGAAGAAAATTAACAGTGTTTCAACATGTGAGAAATGTAATGGATTTAAAGTAAAATATTTCCATTTATGAATATTGGTATACCTCTAAAGTATAATGCGGTGAGTAATTGTGCGACACATCAAAGTTATCAATATTCGCAAGCCTATATACAGCAATTCCTCGTAAATAAAATGTCTATTCAAGCGGTTGGTCATGGCATCCCATTCTAAAAAGATGCTAAACTACTGCACCTAATAAATAGCAATTACTGATTGTAATTGTCTTTTTAAGAGAATGTTGCGATCTTGGTGTGTCATTATACTAAGGCCGGACACTTAAATGTCGTGTCTAAATGTTACGCAATTAAAGAATCTTTTTCCCGATAAAGTAGTGCAAGCGCGTATGATTACAATAAAGAAGGGCTTGGATCTTCCTATTGCAGGAACTCCATCCCAGGTGATTAATGATGGTAAGTCCATCAATAAAGTCGCCTTGCTTGGCGAAGAGTACGTTGGTATGCGTCCTACGATGCATGCTCGCGTTGGTGATGAAGTAAAAAAAGGTCAAATTCTTTTTGAAGATAAGAAGAATTTGGGCGTTAAATTTACTTCTCCAGCAAGCGGTAAAGTTATCGAAATTAATCGTGGTGCTAAACGTGTACTTCAATCTGTTGTTATTGAAGTTGCAGGTAATGAGCAAATTACGTTTGATAGCTTTGAAGCTAGCCAATTAGCTAAACTTGACCGTCAAGCGGTTAAAGCTCAGTTAATTGAGTCTGGTTCATGGACCGCTCTGCGAACTCGTCCGTTCAGCAAGGTTCCAGCCATTGAGTCTACAACTCAGGCCATTTTCGTTACTGCTATGGATACCAATCCACTCGCAGCAGAGCCTGAATTGATTATTAATGAACAGTCTGATGCATTTATTGCCGGCCTGGACATTCTATCGACTCTAACTGATGGCAAGGTGTACGTTTGTAAAAAAGGTACAAGCCTTCCTCGTTCGGCTCAACCAAACATCGAAGAACACGTTTTTGATGGCCCTCACCCAGCAGGTCTTGCTGGTACGCACATGCATTACCTATATCCGGTAAATGCTGAAAATGTTGCGTGGAGCATTAACTATCAGGACGTTATCGCTTTCGGTAAGCTTTTCCTTACCGGTGAAATCTACACAGATCGTGTTGTTTCTCTTGCGGGTCCAGTGGTAAATAACCCTCGTCTTGTTCGTACTCAGCTTGGTGCTAGCCTTGATGAGTTAACGGATAATGAGTTAATTCCTGGCGAAGTTCGTGTTATTTCAGGTTCTGTTCTGAATGGTGTTCATGCTACCGGCCCTCATGCTTTCCTTGGCCGTTACCATCAGCAAGTGTCTGTTCTTCGTGAAGGTCGCGAGAAAGAGCTATTCGGTTGGGCTATGCCTGGTAAGAATAAGTTCTCTGTTACTCGCTCATTCCTTGGTCACTTATTCAATGGTCAGTTGTTTAATATGACAACGACAACGAATGGTAGTGATCGTGCAATGGTTCCAATTGGTAATTACGAAAAAGTAATGCCACTTGATATGGAACCTACATTGCTTCTTCGTGATCTATGTGCTGGTGACATCGATAGCGCACAGAGCCTTGGTGCTCTTGAATTAGATGAAGATGATTTGGCATTGTGCACCTTTGTATGTCCAGGTAAGTACGAATATGGTCAATTACTTCGTGAATGCCTAGACAAGATTGAGAAGGAAGGATAATTCCATGCTTAAGAAGTTTCTTGAAGACATCGAGCATCATTTTGAACCTGGCGGCAAACATGAAAAATGGTTTGCACTGTATGAAGCAACGGCAACGTTGTTCTACACGCCTGGTACAGTAACAAAACGTAGCTCGCATGTTCGTGATAGCGTTGATTTAAAACGTATCATGATTATGGTTTGGTTAGCCGTATTCCCAGCAATGTTCTGGGGTATGTATAACGCTGGTGGTCAAGCGATCGCTGCGCTAACACATATGTACTCTGGTGCTGAACTAGTATCAGTGGTAGCAGGTAACTGGCATTACTGGTTAACAGAAATGCTTGGCGGTTCCATCTCTGCGGATGCAGGTTGGGGCAGTAAAATGCTACTGGGTTCGACTTACTTCCTACCAATTTACGCTACTGTCTTTTTAGTGGGCGGATTTTGGGAAGTGTTGTTCTGTATGGTGCGTAAACATGAAGTTAACGAAGGTTTCTTTGTTACCTCTATTTTATTCGCACTGATTGTTCCACCGACGCTTCCTCTATGGCAAGCAGCACTAGGTATTACCTTTGGTGTTGTCGTAGCTAAAGAGATCTTTGGTGGTACAGGTCGTAACTTCCTAAACCCTGCACTTGCTGGCCGTGCGTTCCTTTTCTTTGCATACCCTGCACAGATTTCTGGTGACGTAGTATGGACTGCAGCTGATGGTTTCTCTGGCGCAACTGCTCTTAGCCAATGGGCTCAAGGTGGTAGCGGTGAACTAATGAATATCGTGACAGGTGAAGCTATCACTTGGATGGATGCATTCGTTGGTAACATTCCAGGCTCTATTGGTGAAGTGTCTACACTAGCTCTTATGCTTGGTGCTGCAATGATTGTTTACATGGGCATTGCTTCATGGCGCATCATTGTCGGTGTAATGCTAGGTATGATCGCGGTTTCAACACTATTTAACCTAGTAGGTTCAGATACTAACGCAATGTTTAGCATGCCTTGGCACTGGCACCTAGTACTTGGTGGTTTTGCATTCGGTATGTTCTTCATGGCAACCGACCCTGTATCTGCATCATTTACTGATAAAGGTAAGTTAGCTTACGGTATCCTTATCGGCGCAATGTGTGTGATGATTCGTGTTGTTAACCCAGCATACCCAGAAGGTATGATGCTGGCGATTCTATTCGCTAACCTATTTGCTCCTCTGTTCGACCACATTGTGATCGAGAAGAATATCAAACGGAGACTAGCTCGCTATGGCAAGTAATAACGATAGCATTAAAAAGACGCTGTTTGTTGTTATCGCATTGAGCCTAGTGTGCTCAATCATCGTATCAACAGCAGCTGTTAGCCTGCGTGATAAGCAGAAAGCAAATGCAGTGCTAGATAAGCAAAGTAAGATTGTTGAAGTTGCAGGTCTTGATACTGAAGGTAAGAAGATCCCTGATCTTTTCGCTCAGTACATCGAACCTCGTCTGGTTGACTTTTCTACTGGTGAGTTTGTTGACGGCGATGCTGCAACTTACGACCAGCGTAAAGCGGCTAAAGATAAGAACTTATCGATCAAACTGACTGCTGAACAAGATAAAGCGAAAATCATCCGCCGCGCTAACGAAGGTCTTGTATACCTAGTTAAAGATGGCAGTGCTGTATCAAAAGTTATCATTCCGGTTCACGGTAGTGGTCTTTGGTCGATGATGTACGCATTTGTTGCAGTAGAAACCGATGGTAACACTGTTGCGGGTATTACTTACTACGAACAGGGTGAAACTCCTGGACTTGGTGGTGAAGTAGAAAACCCAAGATGGCGTGCTCAATTCGTGGGTAAGAAACTGTTTGATGAGAACCATAAACCAGCGATTAAAGTGGTTAAAGGTGGCGCTCCTCAAGGTTCTGAACACGGCGTTGATGGCCTATCTGGCGCAACCTTAACGGGTAACGGTGTTCAAGGTACTTTTGACTTCTGGTTAGGTGATGAAGGCTTTGGTCCTTTCCTAGCTAAAGTGCGTGATGGAGGTTTGAACTAATGGCTAGTGCAAACGATATTAAAAAGAGCATTTTAGCGCCAGTGTTGGATAACAACCCTATCGCGTTACAAGTTCTTGGTGTGTGTTCTGCTCTTGCGGTAACCACTAAATTAGAAACTGCCTTTGTAATGACGCTTGCTGTAACTTTTGTAACAGCACTGTCTAACTTCTTTGTTTCTTCAATTCGCAACCATATTCCTGGTAGTGTGCGTATTATCGTTCAAATGGCGATCATTGCATCTCTAGTAATCGTGGTAGACCAAGTACTTAAAGCTTACTTATACGATATTTCTAAGCAGCTTTCTGTATTCGTTGGTTTGATCATTACGAACTGTATCGTAATGGGTCGTGCGGAAGCATTTGCAATGAAATCAGCGCCAATTCCTTCTCTTATTGATGGTATTGGTAATGGCTTAGGCTACGGTTTCGTTCTGATTACTGTTGGATTTTTCCGCGAACTATTCGGTTCAGGTAAGTTGTTCGGCATGGAGGTTCTACCTCTAATCAGTGAAGGTGGCTGGTATCAACCAAACGGTATGATGCTACTCGCACCATCGGCGTTCTTCTTAATCGGTTTCATGATCTGGGCTATCCGTATCATTCGACCTGAACAAGTAGAAGCGAAGGAGTAAGGTAAAAATGGAACATTATATTAGTTTACTCGTTAAATCGATCTTCATTGAAAATATGGCGCTCTCTTTCTTCCTAGGTATGTGTACATTCCTAGCGGTTTCAAAGAAAGTGAAAACCTCTTTTGGTCTTGGTATTGCCGTTGTTGTTGTATTGACGATTGCTGTTCCTGTAAACAACTTGGTTTACACATTTGTACTAAAAGAGAATGCGTTGCTTGATGGCGTGGATTTAAGCTTCCTTAACTTCATTACCTTCATTGGTGTAATTGCAGCTCTAGTACAAATCCTTGAGATGGTACTGGATCGCTTTTTCCCACCTTTGTACAACGCACTTGGTATCTTCCTTCCGCTGATCACAGTTAACTGTGCGATCTTTGGTGGTGTATCTTTCATGGTTCAACGTGATTATAACTTCGTTGAGTCAGTGGTATACGGCTTTGGTTCTGGTGTGGGTTGGATGTTAGCTATCGTGGCACTTGCTGGTATTCGTGAGAAGATGAAATATTCAGATGTACCTCCAGGCCTTCGTGGTCTAGGCATCACTTTCATCACAGTAGGTTTGATGGCGTTAGGCTTCATGTCTTTCTCTGGTGTTCAACTGTAAGTCGGGTAAACCGCACAATATTTAAGGAATAGTTGATGGATATTATTCTTGGAGTAGTGATGTTTACTCTGATTGTACTTGTTCTAGTATTAGTAATTTTATTTGCTAAATCTAAGCTTGTACCGTCAGGTGACGTGACTATCTCAGTAAACGGTGACCCAGAGAAAGCATTTAAAACTTCTCCAGGTGACAAACTACTTAACGCAATGGCGGGTAGTGGTATTTTCGTTTCTTCTGCTTGTGGTGGCGGTGGCTCTTGTGGTCAGTGTCGTGTAAAAGTTAAATCTGGCGGTGGCGATATTCTACCAACAGAACTTAGCCACATCAGCAAAGGTGAAGCTCGTGAAGGCGAACGTCTAGCATGTCAGGTAGCCGTTAAAACTGACATGGAAATCGAACTTCCAGAAGAGATCTTTGGTGTTAAAAAATGGGAATGTACTGTTATCTCTAATGATAACGAAGCAACCTTCATCAAAGAACTTGCTCTTGCGATCCCAGAAGGTGAAGAAGTTCCGTTTAAAGCTGGTGGTTACATCCAGATTGAAGCTGAACCGCATCACATCAAATACGCTGATTTCGATATTCCAGAAGAGTATCGTGGTGACTGGGATAAGTTTAACTTGTTCCGTTATGAGTCAATCGTTACTGAACCTTCGATTCGTGCTTACTCTATGGCGTCATACCCAGAAGAGAAAGGCATTATTAAGCTTAACGTACGTATTGCGACTCCGCCGCCAAACAACCCAGACGTGCCACCAGGCGTGATGTCATCTTACATCTGGTCACTGAAAGAAGGTGATAAGTGTACAATTTCTGGTCCATTTGGTGAGTTCTTCGCAAAAGAAACTGACAATGAGATGGTCTTCATTGGTGGTGGTGCTGGTATGGCTCCAATGCGTTCTCATATCTTCGACCAACTTAAGCGTCTTAACTCTACTCGTAAGATGTCTTACTGGTACGGTGCGCGTTCTAAACGTGAAATGTTCTACATTGAAGATTTTGACGGCCTAGCGGCTGCGAATGAAAACTTCGTATGGCATTGTGCACTTTCAGATCCTCAGCCAGAAGATAACTGGGATGGTTACACAGGCTTTATTCACAACGTACTTTATGAAAACTACTTGAAAGATCATGAAGCACCAGAAGATTGTGAATATTACATGTGTGGTCCACCAATGATGAATGCTGCTGTAATCGGCATGCTGAAAGATCTTGGTGTTGAAGATGAAAACATCTTGCTTGATGACTTTGGTGGTTAATCTACCTAAGTGATTGAATCTATGGCTGACTCTTTGGAGTCAGCCATTTGTTTTTTAGAATTAGATTATTCATTTATAGCTATTCATTGATTCCCTTTTTTGGTGAGTACCTATAAATCAGTTATTTATACTCAAGGAGTTGCTAGTGAAATTCAGTATTATTCACCTAGCTAAAAATATTAAATTTTGGTTTGTGACACTTATCTCGATTACAACTATTGTTGCTTGTACGCAACCTCGTGAACAGGTGCATTTAAGTGGTCCTACGATGGGGACAAGCTACAATGTTAAGTACATAACACTTGAGAACACACCTAAAGCTGAAGCGCTTCAAGTTGAAATTGATCGCTTACTCGAAGAAGTTAATGATCAGATGTCGACGTATCGAAAAGGCTCTGAGCTAAGCCGTTTTAACCAGTATCAAGGTTTAGATGCATTCGAAGTATCAAAGCAAACGGCATTGGTTGTGAAAGAAGCGATACGTTTGAACGGTCTTACATTAGGTGCATTAGATGTAACCGTTGGGCCTTTAGTGAATTTATGGGGCTTTGGTCCAGAGGCAAGACCGGAAGTTGTACCTACTGATGAAGAGCTTAAAGCCCGTCAGGCGAATGTTGGTATTGAACACCTGACAGCGACGAGTTCGTCGTTAACTAAGGATATCCCTAACCTGTATGTTGATTTATCAACGATTGCAAAAGGGTGGGGGGTTGATGTTGTTGCTGATTACCTTGAGTCTCAAGGAATTCTTGATTACATGGTTGAAGTCGGTGGTGAAATTCGTCTGAAAGGGAAAAACCGAGAAGACATCGGCTGGCGTATCGCGATTGAAAAACCAAGTGCTGATGAGCGTACTATTCAAGAAATTATTGAACCGGGTGACATGGCGGTTGCGACATCTGGTGATTACAGAATTTATTTTGAAAGAGATGGGATTCGTTATTCCCATATTATTAACCCAGAAACGGGTAAGCCAATTCGTCATAAAGTGGTCTCTGTGACGGTATTGGATCCTTCATCGATGACAGCTGATGGTTTAGCTACTGGCTTAATGGTGTTGGGGGAAGAGAAAGGCATGGAAGTCGCAAATCAGAAAAACATACCTGTATTTATGGTTGTGAAAACAGAAGGCGGATTTGAAGAGATCGCTTCTGAAGCATTCAAACCATTTATGAAGAAATATAAATAAGAGCGAGCGATAAAATGAATACATTTTTGATTACATTCGGAGCGTTTCTAGCTTTTGTTGTGGCGATGTCGGTTGGTTACATCGTACAGAAAAAGGTAGTGAAAGGAAGCTGTGGCGGTCTTGGTGCTGTAGGTATCGATAAGGTATGTAATTGTCCTGAACCTTGTGATGCACGTAAGAAGCGTGAAGCGAGAGAAGCGATGCGAGAAGAAAAACTTGCCGCTCGAAATGAGCAACTTGCTGCATGGGAAAAAGACCGAATCGCTTAAGCAAACCGCTTAGAACAATATGATATTTCTCAAAACCCAAAACAGTTTGTTTTGGGTTTTATTTTATCTGATGAGTACCACTATCATTCATACACAATCCTATTTCTTCCCTCATTTTTGGCTTGATACAGTCGATCATCGGCTTGAGTTATCTGCTCATCTAAGCTTGCTGGGGTGTTAGATGTGCCGACACTGATGGTAATGGATATTGGTTCGCCATTATGACTGATCTCGGTCTTCTCTATTCGTTTTCTCATTCTTTCCAATTGTTGGATGAATTCGTTAAACGGTGAGCATGATTGAATACAAAACTCTTCACCACCAAAGCGGGCAACCACGTCATCTTTAAAGTAAATGCTTAATATATGGCTTAGAGTGACTAAAACGCTGTCACCACCATCATGACCATAGGTGTCGTTTACCTTTTTGAAATGGTCAATATCAATCATCGCAATATTGCGCTTATTACAACCATCACAAACTTGATTAAACAGGTAGCGTCGATTCCATAAGCCAGTAAGCGCGTCTTGATTAGCCATTTTATACAATTTGTCAGTGGCTTCTTTCATGTCTAAAACCTGATGGACACGACAGAAGAACTCTTCTTGATTAAATGGTTTGTATAAAAAATCGTTTGCTCCCGCCTTAAGAAAACGCGCGGTCATTGCTCTGTCATCACTACCTGATAACCCTAAAATGGCAAGTTGATTTCTATCATAGGTCATACGGATGTCACGAGTCATTTGAATGCCATCTTTTTCAGGCATATCGTGATCCGTAATAATTAAGGTGATATCAGGGTGCTTCTGGAGAAGAGAGATCGCCTGATTACCATTTTCAGCTTCAATGGTCTGAATGTATTGATGCTCTAAAAGCTGTACTACATGGCGTCGGACCGTCGACGAATCATCAACAACGAGGGCTTTATGGTTTCGGTTATTAATCAGTCGCTGAACTAAAATGAGTAAGTAGGCAATGGAAGCTTGGCTATCTTTAAAAATATAGTCGAGCACACCTTTAGACAGTATTTGCTCACGGGCATTTTCTTGAACCATAGCCGTGAGGACAATAACTCTGTGATTAAAGCTTAAAACTAGGTCAATAATTTCACCGTCTTGACCATCTGGTAAGCAGTAATCGAGCACGGTACATAAAAAATCAGACTCTGAATTTAAAATTATTCTCGCTTGTTCGACAGACTCCGCCAGTACCACCTCGCAACCTATTTGAGTGAGTTGCTGATGTAAATAGCTACGAAACGCCCGACTGTCTTCAACGACTAGTATTTTATTACTCAATCAAATGTCCCTATCGATCAGTATTGATTCAAATTGTACAGACTCACGTCTATCATAAAAAATGATATTTTTATAAATCATTGGTGAATTTATGTTTAATTACTACTTTATCATTAATATTGAGGGGGAAACGCCATAATTACCAATTTACCAATGAATAATTATACTGGTATTATATACAGTTCGATAATTGGGGGATGTAGTGATGACCGCAATAGATAAAATTAGGAAAATAATCCACGTTGATATGGATTGTTTTTTTGCTGCTGTGGAGGTTCGAGATAACCCCGAATATAGAAATCGACCTTTAGCGGTTGGAGGGCATGAAAAACAGCGTGGCGTGCTGAGTACCTGCAATTACGAAGCTCGAAAATTTGGAATTCGTTCCGCAATGCCCACGGGCCAAGCATTAAAACTATGTCCGCACCTACTTGTTGTACCTGGAAGAATGCAGGTTTATAAAGAGGTCTCCACGCATATTCGAGAGATTTTTTCCCGTTATACCAATTTAATTGAGCCTTTATCGCTGGATGAAGCATATCTTGATGTGACGGAGTCAACCTTATGCCAAGGTTCTGCGACCTTGATTGCACAAGCGATTCGCAACGATATTTGGCAAGAGCTTAATTTAACTGCTTCTGCTGGTGTCGCTCCAATTAAGTTTCTCGCGAAAGTCGCTTCGGATATGAATAAGCCTAACGGGCAGTTTGTTATTCCTCCAGATCAAGTGCAAGCAGTTGTCGATAAGTTGCCATTGGAAAAAATCCCAGGAGTGGGAAAAGTTAGCTTAGAGAAACTAAATCAGGCAGGCTTCTATACTTGTGAAGATATTAAGAATAGTGATTACCGTGAATTACTGCTTAAGTTTGGGCGTCAAGGTGCTTCTCTTTGGAAGCGTAGCCATGGTATTGATGACAGAGAAATCGTGGTTGAGCGAGAACGAAAATCCGTCGGCGTTGAAAGGACGTTCAGCCAAAATATCTCTAGTTACGAGCAGTGTTGGCAAGTGATTGAAGGGCAGCTTTTTCCGGAATTAGACCGAAGATTAGGCAAGGCAACGGCTGATAAAGCGATCATCAAACAAGGTATTAAGTTGAAGTTTGCTGATTTTCAACAGACTACGATTGAGCATATACATCATCAACTAGAGCTGGATGACTTCAAAGGCTTGCTACGAGATATATTACAGCGTCAAAAAGGACGAGAGATCCGTTTACTTGGCTTAAACGTCATGCTTAAACCTGAAGCCCAAATGAAACAACTCAGTTTTTTTTAACTAGCATTTAAATCGCATTTGGGCATAGGTTGCTATACCAGAACCAGAACCAGAACCAGAACCAGAACCAGAACCAGAACCAGAACCAGAGCCAGAGCATAAGACTAAGAAGAACTTGATACTAAGAAGAACTTGATACTAAGAAGAGCTTTGATGCTTGATCACCAACTGCCTAACCTCATCAAAAGGCATTAGCTCAAGTTTACCGAAACCTTCCATTTTGCCTGCTTTTAATTTTGTGGAAAGTGGCGTAGTGATCCCACACAGGAAACGCGTAATGGCCTCATTGGTCAGTGGGTCGGAGCTTGCGGCTAAAAGGGTGGTTATCCAAGAACCAAGCTGGCTGACATTAGCTTCTCCGAGATACGTGCTTGGCAGTTTTGCCTGATTGCCTCGACAAACAGAGCAATGCCCACATTTGGCTGGTGCATGATGATCCGCAAAGTAGTTCGCCAACTTGTGACTTAAGCATTCTGACTCTTCAAAAAAGTTAACCATCGCTTTAATTCGTTTTATCTCATTATGCTCTTTTTGATGAAAAAGCTGATAAAGGTGTTCAGTTAACTCATCGATTGGTGTTTGAGTATTGGTGATTTGGAATACATCAGTGATCTGCTTGCTTTCAAGCTCAATCCATCCTTGCTCATTGAAGTAATCAATCGCGGCTATCACACGCTGCCTATCTGCCTGATAATTCATCCATAATGCTTCAAAGTCTAAAGTGCACCATGTTTTGGCCTTTGGTGCGCACTGGAAAATTGCATGCACAAAATGTTGCCGCTCGCCCTGAAAGTGGGAGATGATTTGTTGTTGGGTTTGGATAAACTTGAATTTATACTCTGCAAAGTAGCTGTATTTAGGTTCGATAACCCCCGCGAGTTCTAAGTAGACTAATAGCGTTTTGAGTGGTAATTGGCGAATGTTGGAATCTCGAGATAATCGATTGAGCATGATTTCCCAAGGTTTTTGCTGTGCGTAGATCTGCTCCACCACATACCGAATCGACGCTTTATCTGGAGTGTCTCCATAGACAAAATTCTCAAGCACATTCAGGCCATTTGCGTTCGCCAACAAGGTACAAACCGAATCTTGTCCATCTCGGCCAGCTCGTCCAATTTCCTGAGAGTAGTTCTCAATTGATTTAGGTAAATCAAAATGAATGACGCGGCGAATATTGGCTTTATCTACTCCCATCCCAAACGCTATGGTTGCCACAATACAGTTTATTTTACCTTGCATGAATTGCTGCTGAATGAATTCTCGCTGTTCAGTTTTAAGACCAGCATGGTACGCGTGAGCCGAGATGCCTGCATGTTGTAGGGTTTTGGCGACCTGCTCTGCTGAGTGCTGCAACGTGACATATACGATGGTAGGTTCATCTGGTGTAGGAGCGATGATATCAATCAAACTGTCGGTTTTATGCTCTTCAACACTCGGTG
It encodes:
- the bolA gene encoding transcriptional regulator BolA, whose product is MIQEVIESKLHNTFKPEYLNVINESYMHNVPPGSESHFKVIVVSNEFEGKRLIARHRLINVALADELKNNIHALSIHTYTESEWRIERDGVPDSPMCMGGDK
- the nqrF gene encoding NADH:ubiquinone reductase (Na(+)-transporting) subunit F, with translation MDIILGVVMFTLIVLVLVLVILFAKSKLVPSGDVTISVNGDPEKAFKTSPGDKLLNAMAGSGIFVSSACGGGGSCGQCRVKVKSGGGDILPTELSHISKGEAREGERLACQVAVKTDMEIELPEEIFGVKKWECTVISNDNEATFIKELALAIPEGEEVPFKAGGYIQIEAEPHHIKYADFDIPEEYRGDWDKFNLFRYESIVTEPSIRAYSMASYPEEKGIIKLNVRIATPPPNNPDVPPGVMSSYIWSLKEGDKCTISGPFGEFFAKETDNEMVFIGGGAGMAPMRSHIFDQLKRLNSTRKMSYWYGARSKREMFYIEDFDGLAAANENFVWHCALSDPQPEDNWDGYTGFIHNVLYENYLKDHEAPEDCEYYMCGPPMMNAAVIGMLKDLGVEDENILLDDFGG
- a CDS encoding NADH:ubiquinone reductase (Na(+)-transporting) subunit B, encoding MLKKFLEDIEHHFEPGGKHEKWFALYEATATLFYTPGTVTKRSSHVRDSVDLKRIMIMVWLAVFPAMFWGMYNAGGQAIAALTHMYSGAELVSVVAGNWHYWLTEMLGGSISADAGWGSKMLLGSTYFLPIYATVFLVGGFWEVLFCMVRKHEVNEGFFVTSILFALIVPPTLPLWQAALGITFGVVVAKEIFGGTGRNFLNPALAGRAFLFFAYPAQISGDVVWTAADGFSGATALSQWAQGGSGELMNIVTGEAITWMDAFVGNIPGSIGEVSTLALMLGAAMIVYMGIASWRIIVGVMLGMIAVSTLFNLVGSDTNAMFSMPWHWHLVLGGFAFGMFFMATDPVSASFTDKGKLAYGILIGAMCVMIRVVNPAYPEGMMLAILFANLFAPLFDHIVIEKNIKRRLARYGK
- a CDS encoding FAD:protein FMN transferase; the protein is MKFWFVTLISITTIVACTQPREQVHLSGPTMGTSYNVKYITLENTPKAEALQVEIDRLLEEVNDQMSTYRKGSELSRFNQYQGLDAFEVSKQTALVVKEAIRLNGLTLGALDVTVGPLVNLWGFGPEARPEVVPTDEELKARQANVGIEHLTATSSSLTKDIPNLYVDLSTIAKGWGVDVVADYLESQGILDYMVEVGGEIRLKGKNREDIGWRIAIEKPSADERTIQEIIEPGDMAVATSGDYRIYFERDGIRYSHIINPETGKPIRHKVVSVTVLDPSSMTADGLATGLMVLGEEKGMEVANQKNIPVFMVVKTEGGFEEIASEAFKPFMKKYK
- a CDS encoding Na(+)-translocating NADH-quinone reductase subunit A, translated to MITIKKGLDLPIAGTPSQVINDGKSINKVALLGEEYVGMRPTMHARVGDEVKKGQILFEDKKNLGVKFTSPASGKVIEINRGAKRVLQSVVIEVAGNEQITFDSFEASQLAKLDRQAVKAQLIESGSWTALRTRPFSKVPAIESTTQAIFVTAMDTNPLAAEPELIINEQSDAFIAGLDILSTLTDGKVYVCKKGTSLPRSAQPNIEEHVFDGPHPAGLAGTHMHYLYPVNAENVAWSINYQDVIAFGKLFLTGEIYTDRVVSLAGPVVNNPRLVRTQLGASLDELTDNELIPGEVRVISGSVLNGVHATGPHAFLGRYHQQVSVLREGREKELFGWAMPGKNKFSVTRSFLGHLFNGQLFNMTTTTNGSDRAMVPIGNYEKVMPLDMEPTLLLRDLCAGDIDSAQSLGALELDEDDLALCTFVCPGKYEYGQLLRECLDKIEKEG
- a CDS encoding NADH:ubiquinone reductase (Na(+)-transporting) subunit D: MASANDIKKSILAPVLDNNPIALQVLGVCSALAVTTKLETAFVMTLAVTFVTALSNFFVSSIRNHIPGSVRIIVQMAIIASLVIVVDQVLKAYLYDISKQLSVFVGLIITNCIVMGRAEAFAMKSAPIPSLIDGIGNGLGYGFVLITVGFFRELFGSGKLFGMEVLPLISEGGWYQPNGMMLLAPSAFFLIGFMIWAIRIIRPEQVEAKE
- the nqrM gene encoding (Na+)-NQR maturation NqrM codes for the protein MNTFLITFGAFLAFVVAMSVGYIVQKKVVKGSCGGLGAVGIDKVCNCPEPCDARKKREAREAMREEKLAARNEQLAAWEKDRIA
- a CDS encoding Na(+)-translocating NADH-quinone reductase subunit C — protein: MASNNDSIKKTLFVVIALSLVCSIIVSTAAVSLRDKQKANAVLDKQSKIVEVAGLDTEGKKIPDLFAQYIEPRLVDFSTGEFVDGDAATYDQRKAAKDKNLSIKLTAEQDKAKIIRRANEGLVYLVKDGSAVSKVIIPVHGSGLWSMMYAFVAVETDGNTVAGITYYEQGETPGLGGEVENPRWRAQFVGKKLFDENHKPAIKVVKGGAPQGSEHGVDGLSGATLTGNGVQGTFDFWLGDEGFGPFLAKVRDGGLN
- the nqrE gene encoding NADH:ubiquinone reductase (Na(+)-transporting) subunit E, giving the protein MEHYISLLVKSIFIENMALSFFLGMCTFLAVSKKVKTSFGLGIAVVVVLTIAVPVNNLVYTFVLKENALLDGVDLSFLNFITFIGVIAALVQILEMVLDRFFPPLYNALGIFLPLITVNCAIFGGVSFMVQRDYNFVESVVYGFGSGVGWMLAIVALAGIREKMKYSDVPPGLRGLGITFITVGLMALGFMSFSGVQL
- a CDS encoding diguanylate cyclase, whose translation is MSNKILVVEDSRAFRSYLHQQLTQIGCEVVLAESVEQARIILNSESDFLCTVLDYCLPDGQDGEIIDLVLSFNHRVIVLTAMVQENAREQILSKGVLDYIFKDSQASIAYLLILVQRLINNRNHKALVVDDSSTVRRHVVQLLEHQYIQTIEAENGNQAISLLQKHPDITLIITDHDMPEKDGIQMTRDIRMTYDRNQLAILGLSGSDDRAMTARFLKAGANDFLYKPFNQEEFFCRVHQVLDMKEATDKLYKMANQDALTGLWNRRYLFNQVCDGCNKRNIAMIDIDHFKKVNDTYGHDGGDSVLVTLSHILSIYFKDDVVARFGGEEFCIQSCSPFNEFIQQLERMRKRIEKTEISHNGEPISITISVGTSNTPASLDEQITQADDRLYQAKNEGRNRIVYE